A region of Anoplopoma fimbria isolate UVic2021 breed Golden Eagle Sablefish chromosome 24, Afim_UVic_2022, whole genome shotgun sequence DNA encodes the following proteins:
- the mepcea gene encoding 7SK snRNA methylphosphate capping enzyme isoform X1, with protein MSVDEDTVKTGSPRASATSSLQLSECTGGYSNVSVMVEGTAATPDFAAACPVSGTEASPKHARANDVLSHSDDAGQGARGNENNINRRNSFHHSKQPQHSKLTKRRNTANSSFKHPTSGKRRRRANSESDSVLPTNFLLGGNIFDPLNLNSLLDEEVNKALNAETPKSSPLPAKSRDPVEILIPRDITDPLNLNSGLADGSCMVSPFKSGGRKRHRNRHHGGGGGSGGGGGGGSGSGISTAQINLSESGKSEVKTSTAAPLPSVSASSSALDVSKESSSFSSVTEDSHEHSADNSVSCKEEMTSVSIEDSTSSLSGATNQHTSRRKRRRNSGKMETPVTHSTPIGKSGCGDRSFGTGSSRNPQTFHTPRSGHKTVPGGRQQPGNQAREQQKKKFQYGNYNKYYGYRNPRASEDARVRVLRPEWFQGKDVLDLGCNSGHLTLYIAKMLRPARILGLDIDSGLVHAARKNIRHYLSELQTQEARHALQEKKSTKQGERNGGESQTGTDKKHNEAQSTEENGKPVKGEGGLAEAGNENVSCHTEVGTQMQVGKTEEMEQEDCDSPPADHSVSCSFPVSLQISRGPIAAPPLTETSTTQPGEFPSNVSFIKANYVLENDNLLVTQRPEYDVIMCLSVTKWVHLNWGDCGLKRLFKRVYLHLRPGGMFILEPQPWESYVRRKKLTDNISKNFHSIRLKPDQFPSYLTTEVGFVSSEYLGAPKCSMRGFQRPIYLFHK; from the exons ATGTCTGTTGATGAGGATACTGTAAAAACTGGCAGCCCACGTGCCAGCGcgacgtcatccctgcagctctcAGAATGCACCGGAGGTTACAGCAACGTATCCGTGATGGTGGAGGGTACGGCGGCCACCCCTGATTTTGCAGCCGCTTGTCCCGTCTCGGGCACCGAGGCCTCGCCGAAACACGCGAGGGCGAATGACGTACTTAGCCACTCAGACGACGCCGGACAGGGAGCCAGAGGGAACGAGAATAACATCAATCGCAGGAACAGCTTTCATCATTCCAAACAACCACAACACTCGAAACTGACAAAGCGCCGCAACACAGCGAACTCTAGTTTCAAGCACCCAACGTCTGGCAAGAGGAGACGAAGGGCCAACTCTGAGAGTGACTCCGTTCTGCCGACCAACTTCCTCCTCGGTGGGAACATTTTTGACCCGCTGAATCTCAACAGCCTGCTGGATGAGGAGGTCAACAAGGCTCTTAATGCAGAGACGCCCAAATCCTCTCCGCTGCCGGCGAAGAGTCGAGACCCCGTAGAGATCCTCATCCCCAGAGACATCACAGATCCACTGAACCTTAACAGCGGGTTAGCAGACGGTAGCTGCATGGTGTCCCCCTTCAAAAGTGGTGGAAGGAAGAGACACCGCAACAGACAccatgggggaggaggagggagtggtggtggtggtggtggtggtagtgggaGTGGGATTTCAACTGCACAGATAAACCTCTCAGAATCAGGAAAAAGTGAGGTTAAAACTAGCACCGCCGCACCACTTCCAAGTGTGTCAGCCTCAAGTTCTGCACTAGACGTCTCCAAAGAGTCCAGCAGTTTCTCCAGTGTCACAGAGGATTCCCACGAGCACTCGGCCGATAACTCTGTCAGCTGCAAGGAGGAGATGACATCTGTATCTATAGAGGATTCCACTTCCTCCTTATCAGGGGCGACAAACCAGCACACAAGTAGACGCAAGCGTAGGCGCAACTCTGGTAAGATGGAGACCCCTGTGACCCATTCTACGCCCATCGGCAAGTCAGGATGTGGAGACAGGAGTTTTGGTACAGGGTCATCGAGAAATCCTCAGACCTTCCACACGCCAAGAAGTGGTCACAAAACGGTGCCAGGGGGTCGCCAGCAGCCCGGCAACCAGGCGAGGGagcaacagaagaagaagtttcAGTATGGGAACTACAACAAGTATTACGGCTACCGCAACCCACGCGCCAGTGAAGACGCACGGGTACGTGTGCTTCGTCCAGAATGGTTCCAGGGTAAAGATGTTCTGGATTTGGGGTGCAACTCGGGCCACCTGACACTTTATATCGCCAAAATGCTGAGACCTGCCCGCATATTGGGCCTGGATATCGACAGTGGTCTGGTACACGCAGCCCGTAAGAACATCAGACACTATCTGTCTGAGCTGCAGACCCAAGAGGCCAGGCATGCATTGCAGGAGAAAAAGAGCACCAAGCAGGGGGAGAGGAACGGAGGTGAGAGTCAGACAGGCACAGACAAGAAGCACAATGAAGCCCAGAGCACGGAAGAAAACGGGAAACCGGTGAAAGGAGAAGGTGGCCTTGCCGAGGctggaaatgaaaatgtctccTGCCACACTGAGGTAGGGACCCAGATGCAGGTCGGCAAAACGGAGGAAATGGAGCAGGAAGACTGTGATTCGCCCCCCGCTGATCACTCCGTGAGCTGCTCTTTCCCCGTGTCCCTACAGATCTCCAGGGGTCCCATAGCTGCACCTCCACTAACGGAAACATCCACCACACAGCCCGGAGAGTTCCCCTCAAACGTGTCCTTCATCAAG GCTAATTATGTCCTGGAGAACGACAATCTTCTTGTGACTCAGCGGCCAGAGTACGACGTGATCATGTGCCTGAGCGTCACCAAATGGGTTCACCTGAATTGGGGCGACTGTGGCCTCAAGCGGCTCTTCAAGAGAGTCTACCTACATCTCCGTCCTGGAGGCATGTTCATCCTGGAGCCACAGCCCTGGGAGTCCTatgtgaggaggaagaagctgACG GATAACATTAGCAAGAATTTTCACAGCATCCGCCTCAAACCTGACCAGTTTCCATCGTACCTTACAACAGAGGTGGGCTTCGTCAGTTCTGAGTACCTTGGGGCCCCCAAGTGTTCAATGAGAG GTTTTCAGAGGCCAATCTACTTGTTTCACAAATGA
- the mepcea gene encoding 7SK snRNA methylphosphate capping enzyme isoform X2, producing MSVDEDTVKTGSPRASATSSLQLSECTGGYSNVSVMVEGTAATPDFAAACPVSGTEASPKHARANDVLSHSDDAGQGARGNENNINRRNSFHHSKQPQHSKLTKRRNTANSSFKHPTSGKRRRRANSESDSVLPTNFLLGGNIFDPLNLNSLLDEEVNKALNAETPKSSPLPAKSRDPVEILIPRDITDPLNLNSGLADGSCMVSPFKSGGRKRHRNRHHGGGGGSGGGGGGGSGSGISTAQINLSESGKSEVKTSTAAPLPSVSASSSALDVSKESSSFSSVTEDSHEHSADNSVSCKEEMTSVSIEDSTSSLSGATNQHTSRRKRRRNSGKMETPVTHSTPIGKSGCGDRSFGTGSSRNPQTFHTPRSGHKTVPGGRQQPGNQAREQQKKKFQYGNYNKYYGYRNPRASEDARVRVLRPEWFQGKDVLDLGCNSGHLTLYIAKMLRPARILGLDIDSGLVHAARKNIRHYLSELQTQEARHALQEKKSTKQGERNGGESQTGTDKKHNEAQSTEENGKPVKGEGGLAEAGNENVSCHTEISRGPIAAPPLTETSTTQPGEFPSNVSFIKANYVLENDNLLVTQRPEYDVIMCLSVTKWVHLNWGDCGLKRLFKRVYLHLRPGGMFILEPQPWESYVRRKKLTDNISKNFHSIRLKPDQFPSYLTTEVGFVSSEYLGAPKCSMRGFQRPIYLFHK from the exons ATGTCTGTTGATGAGGATACTGTAAAAACTGGCAGCCCACGTGCCAGCGcgacgtcatccctgcagctctcAGAATGCACCGGAGGTTACAGCAACGTATCCGTGATGGTGGAGGGTACGGCGGCCACCCCTGATTTTGCAGCCGCTTGTCCCGTCTCGGGCACCGAGGCCTCGCCGAAACACGCGAGGGCGAATGACGTACTTAGCCACTCAGACGACGCCGGACAGGGAGCCAGAGGGAACGAGAATAACATCAATCGCAGGAACAGCTTTCATCATTCCAAACAACCACAACACTCGAAACTGACAAAGCGCCGCAACACAGCGAACTCTAGTTTCAAGCACCCAACGTCTGGCAAGAGGAGACGAAGGGCCAACTCTGAGAGTGACTCCGTTCTGCCGACCAACTTCCTCCTCGGTGGGAACATTTTTGACCCGCTGAATCTCAACAGCCTGCTGGATGAGGAGGTCAACAAGGCTCTTAATGCAGAGACGCCCAAATCCTCTCCGCTGCCGGCGAAGAGTCGAGACCCCGTAGAGATCCTCATCCCCAGAGACATCACAGATCCACTGAACCTTAACAGCGGGTTAGCAGACGGTAGCTGCATGGTGTCCCCCTTCAAAAGTGGTGGAAGGAAGAGACACCGCAACAGACAccatgggggaggaggagggagtggtggtggtggtggtggtggtagtgggaGTGGGATTTCAACTGCACAGATAAACCTCTCAGAATCAGGAAAAAGTGAGGTTAAAACTAGCACCGCCGCACCACTTCCAAGTGTGTCAGCCTCAAGTTCTGCACTAGACGTCTCCAAAGAGTCCAGCAGTTTCTCCAGTGTCACAGAGGATTCCCACGAGCACTCGGCCGATAACTCTGTCAGCTGCAAGGAGGAGATGACATCTGTATCTATAGAGGATTCCACTTCCTCCTTATCAGGGGCGACAAACCAGCACACAAGTAGACGCAAGCGTAGGCGCAACTCTGGTAAGATGGAGACCCCTGTGACCCATTCTACGCCCATCGGCAAGTCAGGATGTGGAGACAGGAGTTTTGGTACAGGGTCATCGAGAAATCCTCAGACCTTCCACACGCCAAGAAGTGGTCACAAAACGGTGCCAGGGGGTCGCCAGCAGCCCGGCAACCAGGCGAGGGagcaacagaagaagaagtttcAGTATGGGAACTACAACAAGTATTACGGCTACCGCAACCCACGCGCCAGTGAAGACGCACGGGTACGTGTGCTTCGTCCAGAATGGTTCCAGGGTAAAGATGTTCTGGATTTGGGGTGCAACTCGGGCCACCTGACACTTTATATCGCCAAAATGCTGAGACCTGCCCGCATATTGGGCCTGGATATCGACAGTGGTCTGGTACACGCAGCCCGTAAGAACATCAGACACTATCTGTCTGAGCTGCAGACCCAAGAGGCCAGGCATGCATTGCAGGAGAAAAAGAGCACCAAGCAGGGGGAGAGGAACGGAGGTGAGAGTCAGACAGGCACAGACAAGAAGCACAATGAAGCCCAGAGCACGGAAGAAAACGGGAAACCGGTGAAAGGAGAAGGTGGCCTTGCCGAGGctggaaatgaaaatgtctccTGCCACACTGAG ATCTCCAGGGGTCCCATAGCTGCACCTCCACTAACGGAAACATCCACCACACAGCCCGGAGAGTTCCCCTCAAACGTGTCCTTCATCAAG GCTAATTATGTCCTGGAGAACGACAATCTTCTTGTGACTCAGCGGCCAGAGTACGACGTGATCATGTGCCTGAGCGTCACCAAATGGGTTCACCTGAATTGGGGCGACTGTGGCCTCAAGCGGCTCTTCAAGAGAGTCTACCTACATCTCCGTCCTGGAGGCATGTTCATCCTGGAGCCACAGCCCTGGGAGTCCTatgtgaggaggaagaagctgACG GATAACATTAGCAAGAATTTTCACAGCATCCGCCTCAAACCTGACCAGTTTCCATCGTACCTTACAACAGAGGTGGGCTTCGTCAGTTCTGAGTACCTTGGGGCCCCCAAGTGTTCAATGAGAG GTTTTCAGAGGCCAATCTACTTGTTTCACAAATGA
- the defbl2 gene encoding beta-defensin-like 2 — MQHQQQCLKAYWYPNMKGLSLVLLVLLLMLAVGEGDDPEMQYWTCGYRGLCRRFCYAQEYIVGHHGCPRRYRCCAVRS, encoded by the exons ATGCAGCATCAACAACAGTGTCTGAAAGCTTATTGGTACCCAAACATGAAGGGACTGAGCTTGGTTCTCCTTGTGCTTCTCCTGATGCTGGCGGTCGGGGAGG GCGATGATCCAGAAATGCAGTACTGGACATGTGGGTATAGAGGACTCTGCAGACGGTTCTGCTATGCTCAGGAGTACATCGTTGGTCATCACGGTTGCCCTCGACGATACAG GTGTTGTGCTGTGAGGTCTTAG
- the spag7 gene encoding sperm-associated antigen 7 homolog, with translation MADLLGSILNSMEKPPTVGDQESRRKAREQAARLKKMEEQEKRKKAEFRKKMEKEVSDFIQDSAQQKRKYNPMGKIERSILHDVAEVAGLTSFSFGEDEESRYVMLFKKEFAPLDEELEAYRKGEEWDPQLAEQRRRLKEKAALEETESSKTKKPETCPNSNYRDKYSHLIGTSAAKDAAHTLEANSTYGCVPVANKRDTRSIEEAMNEIRAKKRQKQEDDSGANNSSTS, from the exons ATGGCGGACCTCCTGGGCTCAATCTTAAACTCGATGGAAAAGCCTCCGACAGTCGGCGACCAGGAAAGCCGACGAAAGGCTCGAG agcAAGCAGCAAGACTCAAGAAGATGGAGGAacaggagaaaagaaagaaagcagagtTCAGGAAAAAA ATGGAGAAAGAAGTGTCGGATTTCATTCAAGACAGTGCACAACAGAAACGAAAATACAATCCTATGGGGAAGATTGAAAGGAGCATATT ACATGATGTTGCAGAGGTGGCTGGTCTGACTTCTTTTTCTTTCGGGGAGGACGAGGAGAGCCGTTATGTCATGCTTTTCAAGAAG GAGTTTGCTCCGTTAGATGAGGAGCTGGAAGCTTATCGCAAAGGAGAGGAGTGGGATCCCCAACTGGCAGAGCAACGGCGCAGACTAAAA GAAAAGGCTGCATTGGAAGAAACAGAATCCAGTAAGACAAAGAAGCCAGAAACGTGTCCCAACTCCAACTACAGAGACAAGTACAGTCACCTGATCGGCACCTCAGCTGCAAAGGATGCAGCACATACACTAGAGGCCAACAGCACTTATGGCTGCG TGCCGGTGGCCAATAAGAGGGACACTCGCTCCATAGAGGAAGCCATGAATGAAATCAGAGCGAAGAAGCGGCAGAAGCAAGAGGACGACTCAGGggcaaacaacagcagcacctctTGA
- the chrdl2 gene encoding chordin-like protein 2: protein MKLTFFFFFIIRFTESELKPQKGPAVVCTFKDKTYSPGDSWHPYLEPFGFMFCMRCVCTETGHVKCNTIKCPALPCENPVAEPQQCCPRCTDEPRIPAGLRASVKSCRYNGSIYQPGETFTKLDLFPSKQSNQCVMCTCSNGNIFCGLKTCQRITCSSPVSVQDTCCLVCKDQGTSGSSSIEDGNQQLNRGVRHSVDQCSGEQSRARFDRATPSRVRTSPRGLSLSKLNLKGASETTVKILLQRKHQRACLYNGKTYSHGDMWHPVLGKVLECILCTCTDGLQDCKRITCPRQYPCQHPMKSEGKCCKTCPESTDGSNQTQCYLGYKNSLLVYKVDSSLKVDPPNTVRIIAVERQSPAEVEVQVWKTVEGVLQLMEIGDVQRKDIVDHPENYTLLTTLDEEMWKKFKEEGGNLSTAPQTTICEDGIREMVTFLNPKQIEDVCSP from the exons atgaagctcacattcttcttctttttcatcattCGGTTTACAGAATCTGAACTAAAACCCCAGAAAG GGCCCGCGGTGGTATGTACTTTTAAAGACAAGACATACAGTCCAGGAGACAGCTGGCATCCCTATCTGGAGCCCTTTGGATTCATGTTCTGCATGCGCTGTGTCTGCACAGAG acAGGTCATGTGAAATGTAACACAATCAAGTGTCCAGCTCTGCCATGTGAAAACCCAGTAGCTGAGCCTCAGCAGTGTTGTCCAAGGTGCACAG ATGAGCCCAGGATCCCAGCAGGCCTGAGAGCTTCAGTGAAATCCTGCAGGTATAATGGAAGTATTTATCAGCCGGGGGAGACCTTCACTAAGCTCGACCTCTTCCCGTCCAAGCAAAGCAATCAGTGTGTCATGTGCACATGCTCT aatggaAACATCTTCTGCGGTCTGAAAACATGCCAACGAATCACCTGTTCCTCGCCCGTCTCAGTCCAAGATACCTGCTGTTTGGTGTGTAAAG ATCAAGGCACCAGTGGGTCCTCATCAATTGAGGATGGGAACCAGCAACTGAACAGAGGCGTG AGGCATTCAGTCGACCAGTGCTCCGGAGAGCAGAGCAGGGCACGGTTCGACCGTGCCACTCCTTCCAGGGTCAGGACTTCTCCTCGAGGCCTTAGCCTCAGTAAACTTAACCTCAAAGGGGCTTCAGAGACCACCGTGAAGATTTTGTTGCAGAGAAAACACCAAAGAG CTTGTTTGTACAATGGCAAGACGTACTCACATGGAGACATGTGGCACCCAGTTTTGGGGAAGGTCCTGGAATGCATCCTGTGCACTTGCACTGATGGTCTCCAGGACTGCAAACGCATCACGTGTCCCAGACAGTACCCATGCCAACATCCTATGAAATCAGAGGGGAAGTGCTGCAAGACTTGTCCAG AAAGTACAGATGGAAGTAACCAGACCCAGTGTTACCTTGGATATAAGAATAGCCTCTTGGTGTATAAAGTAGATTCATCTTTAAAAGTGGATCCACCCAACACAGTTAGGATCATTGCTGTTGAAAGACAAAGTCCTGCTGAGGTTGAAGTGCAAGTATGGAAGACTGTAGAAG GTGTTTTACAATTAATGGAAATTGGTGACGTTCAAAGAAAAGATATTGTGGATCATCCAGAAAATTACACATTACTTACAACACTTGATGAAg agaTGTGGAAAAAATttaaagaggagggaggaaatcTGAGTACAGCTCCTCAGACCACAATTTGTGAGGATGGCATTCGGGAGATGGTGACTTTCCTAAATCCCAAGCAGATAGAAGATGTCTGTTCACCCTAA